One stretch of Streptomyces hygroscopicus DNA includes these proteins:
- a CDS encoding TetR family transcriptional regulator, which produces MGRTSDAKEKILNAAHSLIELRGYSALGVAEICKAADVPKGSFYYFFESKEALALAVLDEHWQTQRGDWARALHDDGEPLSRLRRLFEQTQAGLRAGQQSCGTVSGCMFGNLTLELSNQTEPIRARLQQIFDAQVEMVDTVIAEARERGEVTVGDTRNAARSVVAQLEGQVLFAKLYNNTQHLEALWDNCLALLSARPTGVAAVSS; this is translated from the coding sequence ATGGGACGCACCAGTGATGCGAAGGAGAAGATCCTCAACGCCGCGCACTCGCTCATCGAGCTGCGTGGCTACTCGGCGCTGGGTGTCGCCGAGATCTGCAAGGCGGCCGACGTTCCCAAGGGCAGCTTCTACTACTTCTTCGAGTCGAAGGAGGCTCTTGCCCTGGCCGTCCTCGACGAGCACTGGCAGACGCAGCGCGGCGACTGGGCCCGGGCCCTGCACGACGACGGGGAGCCGCTCTCGCGGCTGCGCCGGCTGTTCGAGCAGACCCAGGCCGGACTGCGCGCGGGCCAGCAGAGCTGTGGAACGGTCTCCGGATGCATGTTCGGCAACCTCACCCTGGAACTGAGCAACCAGACCGAGCCCATCCGCGCACGCCTTCAGCAGATCTTCGACGCTCAGGTGGAGATGGTCGATACGGTCATCGCCGAAGCCCGGGAGCGCGGGGAGGTCACCGTTGGCGACACCCGTAACGCTGCCCGGTCGGTCGTCGCTCAGCTCGAGGGCCAGGTGCTGTTCGCCAAGCTCTACAACAACACCCAGCACCTCGAAGCCCTGTGGGACAACTGCCTGGCGCTGCTCTCCGCACGCCCGACGGGCGTGGCGGCCGTCAGCTCCTGA
- a CDS encoding permease for cytosine/purines uracil thiamineallantoin: MEQHPSFALERRTIEHIPASERHGRPWHQLALWFSNNVQINTLIIGAVPVGMGLGLTWSIISILVGNLVGALFMAYHSAQGPQLGLPQMVQSRAQFGFYGAILPSVMVVLMYLGFAVEGSLVAGQAIATWAHLPKALGIVVFNVVLLLIPLVGYRLIHAASRMVAVISGVAFLALFVRLLPQLPTDPPGPTTHSVGVIVSAISVCVAWQVTWAPYVSDYSRYLPESTPTRVTFSYTYLGSAGGGAATMVIGAMAATVNSDAVNSDAIGFLADRFPSFGWLVVAALLLGLVPAGAEGPYGAFLTALSALSAEGRVRSTATARAIFVICFAALASALAILASGSLLETFQNITLFVLYLLVPWTAINLTDYYFVRRGHYDIPELLTKNGRYGTFTWWAVLVYVVSIAAELPFINSSIYVGPLVRSLGGADLSWLVGLVVGAVGYYAGTKLFADRRPRPVAPGLVRS, from the coding sequence ATGGAACAGCACCCGTCGTTCGCGCTGGAGCGGCGCACGATCGAACACATTCCGGCCTCGGAACGCCACGGCCGGCCATGGCACCAACTGGCCCTGTGGTTCTCCAACAACGTCCAGATCAACACCCTGATCATCGGTGCGGTGCCCGTCGGGATGGGACTCGGCCTGACCTGGTCGATCATCAGCATCCTGGTGGGGAACCTGGTCGGCGCGCTGTTCATGGCCTACCACTCCGCGCAGGGGCCCCAACTCGGCCTGCCGCAGATGGTGCAGAGCCGCGCCCAGTTCGGCTTCTACGGCGCGATACTGCCCTCGGTCATGGTCGTGCTGATGTACCTCGGCTTCGCCGTCGAGGGCAGCCTCGTCGCCGGACAGGCGATCGCCACCTGGGCGCATCTGCCGAAGGCCCTGGGCATCGTGGTGTTCAACGTGGTGTTGCTGCTGATCCCCCTGGTGGGATACCGGCTGATCCACGCGGCGAGCCGGATGGTCGCGGTGATCTCGGGGGTGGCGTTCCTCGCGCTGTTCGTACGGCTTCTCCCCCAGTTGCCCACGGATCCGCCCGGCCCCACCACGCACTCCGTCGGCGTGATCGTGTCCGCGATCTCGGTGTGCGTCGCCTGGCAGGTCACCTGGGCGCCCTACGTTTCCGACTACTCCCGCTACCTGCCGGAGTCCACGCCGACCAGGGTCACCTTCTCCTACACCTACCTCGGTTCGGCCGGGGGCGGCGCGGCCACGATGGTCATCGGGGCGATGGCGGCGACGGTCAACAGCGACGCGGTGAACTCCGACGCGATCGGGTTCCTGGCCGACCGGTTCCCGTCGTTCGGCTGGCTCGTGGTCGCGGCGCTGCTCCTAGGGCTGGTCCCGGCGGGTGCCGAAGGTCCCTACGGTGCGTTCCTCACCGCGCTCAGCGCGCTCTCCGCGGAGGGCAGGGTGCGCTCGACCGCGACGGCCCGGGCGATCTTCGTCATCTGCTTCGCCGCCCTCGCCAGCGCGCTTGCCATCCTGGCCAGCGGCAGCCTGCTGGAGACGTTCCAGAACATCACCCTGTTCGTGCTCTACCTGCTGGTGCCGTGGACCGCGATCAACCTCACCGACTACTACTTCGTTCGCCGCGGCCACTACGACATTCCCGAACTGCTGACGAAGAACGGACGGTACGGCACCTTCACCTGGTGGGCGGTGCTCGTCTATGTGGTGTCGATCGCCGCCGAACTGCCGTTCATCAACAGCAGCATCTACGTCGGCCCGCTGGTGCGATCCCTCGGCGGCGCCGATCTGTCCTGGCTCGTCGGGCTGGTCGTGGGCGCGGTGGGGTACTACGCCGGCACCAAGCTGTTCGCCGACCGACGGCCCCGGCCGGTCGCTCCCGGACTGGTCAGGAGCTGA
- a CDS encoding beta-lactamase: MSEPVSEQTDTAPSRRRPTSPGGEGVPATAADASPENPATVENWLEPPANRWAFNHVERLFDTAVIPRGHTACRRFVPAGTKLDEVPITTADGSSTVAEFLARTATDAIVVLRGDQLLFERYYGEAAPDRRHALMSISKSIAGMAAGCLVADGTLDVSAPVRSYVPELASSAYGTATVRDVLDMTAALRYSQDYDDPGSQVQVGDRAAGWRPRHDGDPDGVRAFLAGLAPDGPHGLRFQYCSATTDVLAWVLERAAGRPYPDLLGERIWSRIGAEHDAVITLDPVGAPYACAGIHATARDLARFGRCVLDGGMVAGRQVIPEEWVRATRRGGRTAVLPDRDLGSIHPHGTYRNQWWAPGDSVGTFFGIGIFGQYLWLDPVRNVVIVKFSSLPHPRDGRAEHAAALAAIAEAVDGAREM; this comes from the coding sequence ATGAGCGAGCCTGTGAGCGAGCAGACCGACACCGCGCCCTCGCGCAGGCGCCCGACGAGCCCCGGCGGGGAGGGGGTGCCGGCCACGGCGGCCGACGCCTCTCCGGAAAACCCGGCCACGGTGGAGAACTGGCTGGAACCCCCGGCCAACCGGTGGGCGTTCAACCATGTCGAGCGGCTCTTCGACACCGCGGTGATCCCGCGCGGCCACACCGCCTGCCGCCGGTTCGTCCCGGCCGGGACGAAGCTGGACGAGGTGCCGATCACGACCGCCGACGGTTCCTCGACGGTGGCCGAGTTCCTGGCACGCACGGCCACCGACGCGATCGTCGTGCTGCGGGGCGACCAGCTCTTGTTCGAGCGCTACTACGGCGAGGCGGCGCCGGATCGTCGGCATGCGCTGATGTCGATCTCCAAGTCGATCGCCGGCATGGCCGCGGGCTGCCTGGTGGCCGACGGAACCCTGGACGTGTCGGCTCCGGTGCGGTCGTACGTTCCGGAACTCGCGTCGTCGGCGTACGGGACGGCTACGGTGCGCGACGTGTTGGACATGACCGCGGCGCTGCGCTACAGCCAGGACTACGACGACCCGGGATCACAGGTACAGGTCGGGGACCGCGCGGCCGGCTGGCGGCCCCGCCATGACGGCGACCCCGACGGCGTACGGGCCTTCCTGGCCGGTCTGGCCCCCGACGGCCCGCACGGGCTCCGGTTCCAGTACTGCTCGGCCACCACCGACGTACTCGCCTGGGTGCTGGAGCGCGCCGCGGGCAGGCCCTATCCGGATCTGCTCGGTGAACGGATCTGGTCCCGGATCGGCGCCGAACACGACGCCGTGATCACTCTGGACCCGGTGGGCGCCCCGTACGCCTGCGCCGGAATCCACGCCACCGCCCGTGATCTGGCCCGGTTCGGCCGGTGCGTGCTCGACGGCGGCATGGTGGCGGGCCGCCAGGTCATTCCCGAGGAGTGGGTCCGCGCCACCCGCCGGGGCGGCCGGACGGCGGTGCTGCCCGACCGCGATCTCGGGTCGATCCATCCCCACGGGACATACCGCAACCAGTGGTGGGCGCCCGGCGACTCGGTGGGCACGTTCTTCGGAATCGGCATCTTCGGCCAGTACCTCTGGCTCGACCCGGTCCGGAACGTCGTCATCGTGAAGTTCTCCAGCCTCCCGCACCCCCGGGACGGCCGCGCCGAGCATGCCGCGGCGCTGGCCGCGATCGCCGAGGCCGTCGACGGCGCACGGGAGATGTGA
- a CDS encoding transcriptional regulator, LysR family has translation MLSNTDCFADPMPIRHNARVELKRIRYFLEVVRAGTVTAAAERLHIAQPAVSRQLRYLETELGLVLFDRIGPRLRLTSAGRQFAEVAEDLVRRADRIESAARQMARGELSQVVVAAAQTTITEVLAPFVATLAPDDPFISVREVPADQIHSTVREYADLGVAAGPADDPTLTWRLLTDVPLRAYVAPGHRWATEGRHAITITELVTENLLLLTREHPARGILDRAVSQAGLTYARVAESGNALMCEALAASGFGVGVITDLPRFGGHPLLIDTGARTTLRLSLHACWSPQHYAAGALATLVDRLAGFAATYVHDTAWRTGTGSPGGPS, from the coding sequence ATGCTGTCCAATACCGATTGCTTCGCCGATCCCATGCCGATTCGGCATAATGCGCGGGTGGAACTCAAACGCATCCGCTACTTCCTCGAGGTGGTCCGCGCCGGCACCGTCACCGCGGCGGCGGAACGGCTGCACATCGCCCAGCCGGCGGTGTCCCGGCAGCTGCGCTACCTGGAGACCGAACTGGGACTTGTCCTGTTCGACCGGATCGGGCCGCGACTCCGGCTGACCAGCGCGGGACGGCAGTTCGCCGAGGTCGCCGAGGATCTCGTCCGCCGAGCCGACCGGATCGAATCCGCGGCCCGGCAGATGGCCCGCGGCGAGCTGTCCCAGGTGGTCGTGGCCGCCGCCCAGACCACCATCACCGAGGTGCTCGCACCGTTCGTCGCGACGCTGGCCCCCGACGATCCGTTCATCTCGGTACGCGAGGTGCCCGCGGACCAGATCCACAGCACCGTGCGCGAATACGCCGACCTCGGCGTCGCCGCGGGGCCGGCCGACGACCCGACGCTGACCTGGCGCCTGCTGACCGACGTTCCGCTGCGGGCCTATGTCGCCCCCGGCCACCGCTGGGCCACCGAGGGCCGACACGCGATCACGATCACCGAGCTGGTCACCGAGAACCTGTTGCTGCTGACCCGGGAGCACCCGGCGCGCGGGATCCTGGACCGGGCGGTGTCCCAGGCGGGCCTGACCTACGCGCGGGTGGCGGAAAGCGGCAACGCCCTGATGTGCGAGGCGCTCGCGGCGAGCGGTTTCGGCGTCGGTGTCATCACCGACCTGCCCCGGTTCGGCGGCCACCCCCTGCTGATCGACACCGGCGCACGGACGACGCTGCGCCTGTCACTGCACGCCTGCTGGTCGCCGCAGCACTACGCGGCGGGCGCGCTGGCCACCCTCGTGGACCGCCTCGCCGGGTTCGCCGCGACGTACGTCCACGACACCGCCTGGCGAACCGGGACGGGATCCCCGGGCGGGCCGAGCTGA
- a CDS encoding TetR family transcriptional regulator, translated as MSVHERKARERANRHKLIVSTARELAEAHGWDAVTTRRLAERIEYSQPVLYSHFRSRNEIVGAVALEGFAELKTALRAAVPDGPADREAVTALAHAYTDFAERNHALYDAMFSLDNGLPFADEATPAPLREAYQALLDPLHDHAGSDAPGLLVETFWAALHGLVTLTRAGRMPADQVPQRLALLIDRFIPR; from the coding sequence ATGTCAGTACACGAACGCAAGGCACGCGAGCGGGCCAACCGCCACAAGCTGATCGTCTCAACGGCCCGCGAACTCGCCGAGGCCCACGGCTGGGACGCGGTCACCACGCGCCGGCTCGCCGAGCGGATCGAGTACAGCCAGCCCGTGCTCTACAGCCACTTCCGGAGCAGGAACGAGATCGTGGGGGCGGTCGCGCTGGAGGGATTCGCCGAGCTGAAGACCGCATTGCGCGCCGCGGTGCCGGACGGGCCCGCCGACCGGGAGGCGGTGACCGCGCTGGCCCACGCCTACACGGACTTCGCCGAGCGCAACCATGCCTTGTACGACGCGATGTTCAGCCTCGACAACGGCCTGCCCTTCGCCGACGAGGCCACGCCCGCCCCCCTGCGCGAGGCGTACCAGGCCCTGCTGGACCCTCTCCACGACCACGCGGGCTCCGATGCACCGGGGTTGCTCGTCGAGACGTTCTGGGCCGCGCTGCACGGACTGGTCACCCTCACCCGTGCCGGACGCATGCCCGCCGACCAGGTCCCCCAGCGCCTCGCCCTCCTGATCGACCGCTTCATCCCCCGCTGA